DNA sequence from the Coleofasciculus sp. FACHB-1120 genome:
ATAAATTAACGGATTTCGGCGTTAAAACCCAAGTAGCCGCGTGGAGTAATCATCCAATCCGCGTGGGTGCGAGTGCTGCTATTGCCAATCAGTACCGTTGTCAGCATATCGATGGGAGTATCGAGTAATTTTTCAAGTGTAATCAGCGTAATTTGTTCGTCTTCTCGATAAGCTGATTTCACGATCGCAACCGGCGTGTGACGATCGCGATATTGCAGAAAGATAGTTTGGGCGATCGCGATCTGCTGGGTTCGAGTTTGCGATCGCGGATTATAAAGTGCAGTGACAAAATCTGCCTGCGCGGCGGCACTCAGGCGCTTTTCAATCACCTCCCAGGGGGTCAGCAAGTCGCTCAAACTAATCGCGCAGAAGTCGTGCATCAAAGGCGCACCCACCCGCGAGGCAGCGGCTTGTAGGGCGGTAATTCCCGGAAACACCTGCACTCCTGGCGTTTTGCCATCCCAGCCGTTGACTTGGAGTTCTTCCATGACTAACCCAGCCATGCCGTAGATGCCGCAGTCTCCAGAAGAAACAACCGCTACGGTTAATCCCCAATTCGCTAATTCTATTGCTCGTTCTGCCCGTTGCCGTTCCTGGGTAATCGGTAACGCTTCTACAATCTGTCCGGGACGCAGCAAAGGAGAAATCAGATCGATATACAGAGAGTAACCAATGATGGCGTCAGCGCCGGATACAGCGGTTTGAGCCGCGGGAGTCATTTGGTCTAATTTTCCAGGTCCCGTACCAACCAGCAATAAACAGCCCGTGCGACCCGTATATTCTTGTTCGGATTGAGCGATCGCTACCGTTACCGCCCCTGGTTGACCTTCTAATTTAAAAACTTGTTTTGCCACTTTCAGCGGCACAATGTCTTCCGCCCCGACTGAAGCTGCATGAATCGCTGCGGCTTCAGCAACACTGGGCGTTCCGACTTCTGCTTCCACAACCGCTGAGGGCGTGGGGACGCTAACAGAACGCAGGATATCAGCCGGAAAAGTTCGCAAAGGCAAATGGCGATCGCGGCATAATTCCACTAACCCAACTTCCGAAGCTTTAATGTCGATGGTGGCAATCCCGGCGATCGCTTCTTGGGCTAGGTGATTCTTCTCAAACACCTGCCCAATTGCTGTTTCTATCAACGTTTTCGAGGTTCCTCGTTCGCAGCCGATTCCCACCCACAAGACTCTAGGATGCCACTGGACTCTTGGCAGCTTTGATGCTAAGGAAAATCGTTGCTGGGTGGGGCTAATCCAAATCCTCGCCGGGGATGATTTTGGATCATCGGGTTCCTGGTTAGATTGAACCATCTCTGATTGACTGGCGAGATATTCTGGAACCCTAAAATCAAATGGATGATTTTCAGGAAGATGACTTTGCCATAAAGGAGAACCCGCTTCCTGAATGACTTGTACCCGTTCCCCTCTCGCTACCGCTGCACTCACGCCCGTCCAATCTCCCTCACCTCGATTCCAGCCAAAAGGAACGCCCAGCATATCCACGGCTGGGAGTCCTAACCCAGTGGAGGCACCTGTCAAGACTGGCGTTGCCCCAATGGTAAGGGCGATCGCTTGTGCCAACCGATCCGCCCCTCCCTGATGACCGCTACATAGACTAATAACAAACTGACTATTTTCATCTACCACGACCACTGCTGGATCGCTGGATTTATCTTGCAATAAGGGTGCAATCAAACGCACCACGGCTCCAGATGCCAAGCAGAAAACAAAGCCCCGATGTGTATTCCACAAGGTCGCTAGGTGGTCTTTGAGGGAACCGCGATAAACTTTGGCTGATGCGATCGCCCTTGTCTCTACAACATCGCTTAGAGACTCTGGAACCCAAAGAGTAGCACCCGTAGATTGACAAAGCGGCTGTAGTTTTTGGGCACCCGTGGGAGTAGTCGCGATCGCGGCTAGTGGCTGAAAATCACCTAACAGTAATACCATCGATTGTCTTGAGTTGTTTTGTGAGAGCGATTATTTGCGCGATCGCAAAGCGTATGTCCAAAGGCTATGGCGCTACTCGCTCTCCGGATTTTACTCTTCTTCGAGGGTTTCTGAGTCGTACTCTTCGTCTAGCTCCTCGACATCTTCACCGTATTCCTCTACGGATTCTTCGTCTTCGCCGTATTCCTCGTCTTCGTATTCTTCGTCTTCGTCTTCGGCGACGGCTTCTATATCCTCTTCGTCTTCGACGTATTCTTCGTCTTCCTCATCTTCCTCTACAGCTTCATCATCCTCGTCGTATTCCTCGTCTTCGTCTTCGGCGACGGCTTCTATATCCTGTTCGTCTTCGACGTATTCTTCATCTTCGGCGACGGCTTCTTCGTATTCATCATCCTCGACGTATTCTTCGTCTTCGGCGACAGCTTCTATGTCTTCTATGTCTTCTTCGTCTTCGACGTATTCTTCATCTTCGTCTTCGACGTATTCTTCATCTTCTGCGACGACTTCTTCGTACTCTTCCTCGTCACTGCCAATCTCACTGTCTGAAATATCGAGAGAATCGGCAATCAGCGGGATAATGTCATCCAAAAAGGAGGCGTCATCATCGCTCCAAACGTCCCGGCTATAGTCGAGGTCAGTGACGCTGCGAATCGTCCAGCAGTCATCGCAATATTCGGGATTGGTCATGTAGTCGTAGGGAATGTAACAGTATCCCTTGTCTCCCCAGTTTGTGCCCCAAGAATTGCGAACCACAAATACCCGATCTTTGTCCGAGTAGCCGACGCACAACATCGCGTGACCGCCTTGAGACTCCTCTCTTTCCGGGTTGGGCATGGGAATCCCCTTATTTCCCTCCCTCATGAACGAATCGAAAAGCTGTAACCCAAAGGCAAACGGATAGCCCTCGGCTAGACAATGCTTCATGGCGTACAAATCCACGTCAATTCGCTCAGCATCGTCGATCAAGAATTGGGTTGCTTCCTCATAAGCTTGGTCGTGGGGACGGTGAAACAACCGCTCTGGGTGATAGGGCCAGGTTAACTCAGAACAAGCGCCCATCTTTCGCAATACCTGGATGCAATTGCGAAGTGTTGCTCCGGCGTCTTCTTCAATTTCTCCGGCGAGCGATCGCGCATTGTAATAAATAAACAACCGGCTTACATCCCCAGCGGTACCGAGTTGACGCATTGCCAGGTATTCGTAGGCTCCCGCCATCGCATTACCCGTGCAGCTTCCCACCTCCCCCTGATCTTCTACCGGAGTCAGGTAGTGACGTAAATCGACCCGTGGCGGTAGCTTTTCGGCTTGAAATCGATGAGCCGCGTACTTCTTATCGTTCGCATCCTTTGTGTCGGGTCGATAGCCGCCCAATTTTAACTTTTTGCCGGTCGAATGCTGGACGGAATCAACTTTGGGCGAATAGCGCAGATTCGGCATAAAACAACCTCTAGGGTCAGCTATCGTTTTATCAGTTCATCTATCTGAGGATAGATTTATGCGCTCATTCTAACTGTCCGCCGGATAAGCGTCCAGAGATGCGAATCGCCAGTGGATGCGATCGCTCGAAAGCCGAAATACACGCTACATTCCCCCCCACAGCGAAAACCCGGCTTCTTGAAGAAACCGGGTTTAGCTAAGAAAGAGTTATGGCGTTTCTCAGTTGGGTGGTAGGGGCTTTTTGATTACCATGCCCCTACAGATATATCGCACCCAACCCTTGAATTGCTTTTTTAGGTGAGAAGAGGGGGACTCTTCTCTCAGATCAACCTCACCGCCAGGATGTTAAATCTTTGCGCTCAAATCAAGCTGAGGCTGAATTTGACTAACCGAGTCAGCCGCAGGAAGCATAGACTCTAAGGGAGCAAGGTCTTGCGTCGCTACTGTGTTATGCACCGATGCTTGTAGCATTGGCGTGCGAAGAATTGAATTATTCGCCAGGGTAAACAACGGGTTAGACAAAATCCCTGCCAAGGTTGTCGTCACTAACGACAGCACCAAAGTCACTTGCAAAGGGCGCATTCCCGATATATCCCAGCGGATTTCTGGATAATTCTTCACGGCGTCAGACATTTCTTGGGGTTCTTTTACCACCATCATCTTGACGACACGGATGTAGTAGTAAATCGAGACGACGCTCGTGAGCAACCCTAGTAAGACTAAGCCGTAAACACCCGCCTGCCAACCTGCCCAGAACAGGTAGATTTTTCCGAAGAAGCCAGCCAAGGGCGGAATTCCTCCCAAGGACAGCAGACAAATACTCAAGCACAAAGTCAGAAGCGGATCTTTTTGATACAGTCCCGCGTATTCGGTAATTTGATCCGTACCTGTTCGCAGGGTGAACAGAATCACGCAGGCGAAGCCGCCCAAGTTCATGAACAGGTAAACCAGCATATAAAACACCATGCTGGCATAACCTTCTTCGGTGCCGGTAATCAAACCGATCATGACAAAGCCAGCTTGGGCAATGGAAGAGTAAGCCAGCAGACGTTTCATGCTGGTTTGGGTAAGCGCAACGACGTTACCCAGTATCATGCTCAAGACTGCGAGGGCGGTGAAGACAAAATGCCACTCTTGAGTGACGAGGGGGAAAGCTGTCACCATCAGGCGGATGGCAAGGGCAAATCCAGCGGCTTTTGAACCAACGGAGAGGAAGGCTACAACAGGTGTTGGTGAGCCTTCGTAAACGTCTGGTGTCCATTGGTGGAAGGGAACGGCGGCAATTTTGAAGCCAATCCCGGCGATCGCAAAGACTAATGCAATCAGCAACCCTAAGGATAAGTCAGCGTTCGCGCTGGAAATGCCAGTAGCGATCGCGCTCAACTTCGTTTCTCCCCCGGATAGTCCGTACAGCAGCGAGACACCGTAGAGGAAAATTGCTGTACTCGAAGCGCCAATTAGCAGATATTTTAACGCTGCTTCATTGGAACGGGGGTCGCGCTTCATGTATCCCGTCATCAGGTAGGACGAGATACTGAGGGTTTCTAAGGCGACAAAAATCGTCACCAGCTCATCTGCACCACACAGAATCATTCCCCCAATGGTGGCGCTAAGCATAATCCCAATAAATTCCGCCAGGGAGGTGCCGCTTTGTTCTACATAGCGGATCGACATCATAATCGTGACGGCGGTAGACAAGGCAACGATGCCGCGAAAGACGACGCTCATGGCATCGCCGTTGAAGCTACCCAAGAAGCCGATGGTGTTCGTGTTCCCCCATTGATAGTACAAAGCGACGATGGAGGCGAGTAGACCCGCGATCGCAATATAGGGCGTGAAGCGCGAGGACGACCGCCCGATAATCAAGTCAACGATGAGAACTGCCAAAAGGGTGACAATTAAAATCCCTTCCGGCCAGATTGTCCCAACATTCAACTGGGCTGCAAGTTCAGCAAAACTCATGAGATATATAGTTTTGGGTATTTAGGCAGAGAGACTGAGACTCTTAATATTATTTAATTTTATGGCGTTCGGGGTTGCTTGGATTATTGATGAGGGCGATCGCTTTTGGCGTCATGAACCCCAAAGACGCTAAGAACAAGGAAAAAAGACAGGAAAGAGGCGATCGCGCTGTCGCTAAAATCTCAGTAGGCGAAGTGACTTGTCAGCGATCGCGCGATCGCCTGTCTTCGATTCTGCGATGGTGACGCAATCGAGCTTTTCGAGATTCTGCAAGGGTAAGAAGCGGTGGTACAGTCTTGGGCTACTGTAACTGATGGAGAATTAATGCGAATCAGTTCTAAAAATCCAGAGTTGCGATCGCCAAAATCAACAAGCTTGGATGTATCGTGTAGATGGCTCAGTTACGCAGTATCCCGCTACAGCGGCTTTGAGTGGTGAGGATGTGGTGCTGGGATTTACGTTGCCTGTGCGGAGTTTGGTGCGAGAGCGATCGCGTTTAGAGACATGAACCCCCAAGAAGCACAACCCACATTTTGTAGAGAAGCGATTTCTCTCATCTGGAGAGAGTGTTAGGTTTGCACAGAAAATTCTTCAGGATCGATTCCCCAATTCACCCAGCCAATCGCTTCACGCGCCGATTTCATATTAGGCGGAACGCGCAAGGCATGAATGTGTCCGGTACTGGGACAAGTCATTTTTAATAAATATATTGGCTCTACATCGAGCTTATTATCTATTTTTAACAAGGTATATTCTTGCCAATAATCTAATTTAGTTGCTTGCAATTCCTGGCAAATACGGCTGTAGCCAATTACCTGTATTAATACTCGTCGCAGTTCCGCATTATCTTCTTTTAAAAGCCATTGAGGTTGCCACTGACTTGGGTGTAATTTGCCGTATTCTTCTGGTAAGGTTACGCCGTGATAGGAGTAAAAATTATATCCATCAGCAAATTCGATTGCCGGTTCTCCTTCGGCATGGAGGCGATTTTGGCTATCGAAAGAGATTTTTATCGGGCGTTCGCTGACTATATTTTGTGTATCAAAGTAGCGCCAAGTCCATCCTGCAAACTGCTGTAACTGCCAATAGGCTTGTCCTTGGGTGTCTCGATCAATGCCATTCAAGGCAGCAATAGACTTAACAGTTTCCCTCGCTGATTCAAATTGAGAAGTTACAACTAAAATATCAATCTTTTCTGTAATCGGGCAGGTTTTCTGTAACAAATTAACCGGATAATTCAATAAATTAAGTTGGAGTAAAGTATATTCCTCCCAAGAATCTAATTCTGTAGCTCGTAAGTCTTGTAAAAATCCACTAGCATCCTTGATTATTACTTGCTTGGATTCCGAATAAGTCTCTTCTAAAAACGATTCGGTTCTCATAGAGAATTGGATGGGACCTTCCACGCGATCGCGTCCGTTGGATTTAGCCTTATTTGTCTCAAGCTCGGCTACTTTAATTAATTCCTGCCAGTTTAATTCAGGCTCTGGAAAGCAAACTGCTACTCCCGCAGAGACAGTGCAACGATGAATGTAGTAATTCGGATCTACGTATAGTAGCTTAGCTCCTTCCCTAAGTTGCTCGGCTATTCGCCTACAATCTTCTAGGGAAGTTTCTGGCAAAATTACTGCAAATTCATCACCTCCTTTGCGGCAGGCTATCGCTGAGTTAGGAATATTTCTTTGTAAGAAGCTCCCCAATTCTTGCAGGAAGAAATTGCCTATTGAGAAACCAACTAAATTGTTGTACCTTTGAAACCAATCGATATTTAGCAGAATTAGACCTAATAATTGCTGACTTCTTTCTCGACACCCCTGCCACTGCAAGAATACAAACATATAACGACGATTCAATAAACCTGTGAGCGGGTCGCGAAATATTTGGTTAAATTGCAAATCATCAATCAGGAGCTGGTTCATTTATTCGGTTTAGGCTGCTTTTACCACTTCTGCGGCTTCTTCTCGGTCGATTGGCTCGGTGGAAAGCGCTACGCTTCGCCACGTCTCCCGATAAACTGGAATCAGCACTTCTTGCTCTGGCGTAAGTTTATCAATCTTAATCTGCGACATAACGCCATCCTTGAGGCTCATATTCGCGCTGAATTCGCACCATCCAGCTGCCTTGGGGAATAGCAATAGCTTTATGCTCCTCGTGGGTTAAAGTTGCCGTTTCCGAGAAGACGCGCAGGTAGAGAGTGCCATTTTTTTCGTATAGTTCGGCTTGTCCGTCGCTGATGCGGTGCTTGTGTCCCGTCACCTCGCCTTCTGCCAGAGTCAGGTGAGATAGCTTTTCTCCCTCGGTTTGCTGTGCGGGGAGTAAAATGACATCGCCTTGTCGAATCGGTTGCATGGGTTATCCTCGTACTGCTAGGCATGTTTTAGCCAGATGTTGGCATCCATTCTGGCACACCTCGAAATAGAGGGAGGTCGCCATTGCAATCCTCCATAAGTTAAACATTGAGATAGCTTTAAATTAAGTCTGGTGCAAACCGCTCTCTCGGTAGCGGCTCTAAAAAAGCAAGCTATCTTTGGGAGAGCGAATCGCCCCTAGATGCGATTTACCGCCATTCGTGAAACCGGCTCTCGTCAGACTTGGTACGCAAAATCAAGACTTCAGTCGTCGGTTTTCCGCATAAAATCCTCTTAATCGCTCTTGACATCTGACATAAAGTATTTAAATTAACTGTTCAGCCCAGCTGCTATTTCTCCAAGCTCCCATGTCAACCCTCGTTATCGTCGAATCTCCCACCAAAGCACGCACCATCAGTAAATTTTTGCCCTCCAGCTACCGGGTCGAGGCGTCGATGGGTCATGTACGCGACCTGCCCCAATCCAGTAAAGAAATTCCCGAAGCCTACAAAGGGGAAAAATGGGCGCAGCTGGGAGTAAATGTGGATGCGGACTTTGAACCCCTGTATGTCGTCCCCAACGACAAAAAGAAGATTGTCACCGCCCTGAAAAATGCCCTGAAAGATGCGGATGAATTGGTGTTGGCAACTGACGAAGACCGAGAAGGCGAAAGCATTAGCTGGCATTTGCTCCAGCTATTGAAGCCAAAGGTTCCCATCAAGCGAATGGTGTTCCACGAAATCACCAAAGAAGCCATCCGCGACGCCCTGAAGAACTGCCGCAATATCGATGAGCAGGTGGTTCGCGCTCAGGAGACGCGGCGGATATTAGACCGGCTGGTAGGATATACGCTGTCGCCGCTGTTGTGGAAAAAAATCTCCTATGGCTTATCGGCAGGGCGGGTGCAGTCGGTAGCAGTGCGGCTTTTGGTAAATCGAGAGCGTCAACGCCGAGCTTTCCGCCAAGGCAGTTACTGGGATCTCAAGGCAAGCTTAAACAAAGATAAGACACCTTTTGAAGCGCGACTTGTCGCTCTCAAAGGGACGAGAATCGCCACTGGCAGCGATTTTGATGAAGCAACGGGACAAATTATTGCCGGACGGAATGTGATTCTGCTCTCGGAAGCGGAAGCGAGAAGTTTAGAGACGCGACTGGCAGATAAACCCTGGACGGTGGCTGACTTAGAAGAACGTCCGGTTACTCGCAAACCTTTACCGCCGTTTACCACTTCGACACTCCAACAGGAGGCGAATCGGAAACTACATTTATCTGCCCGCGACACGATGCGAACTGCCCAGAGTTTGTACGAGCAGGGGTATATTACCTATATGCGGACAGATTCGGTGCATTTGTCGCAACAAGCGATCGCTGCCGCTCGCAGTTGTGTCGAGCAAATGTACGGCAAGCAATACCTCAGCCCGGAACCCCGCCAGTACACCACGAAAAGCAAGGGCGCTCAAGAAGCTCACGAAGCCATTCGCCCTGCCGGTAGCAGCTTCCGCACTCCCCAGGAAACCGGCTTGAGCGGTCGGGAATTCGCTGTGTATGACCTAATTTGGAAGCGCACCGTCGCTACCCAAATGGCAGAATCTCGCCAAACCCAAATTACCGTGCAGTTGCAAGTCGAAGATGCTGGTTTTCGGGCTAGTGGCAAACGGATTGACTTTCACGGCTTCTTACGCGCCTACGTGGAAGGATCGGACGATCCCCATGCAGCACTAGAAGACATGGAAGTGATTTTACCAACTCTCAAAAAAGGCGATCGCCCGACCTGTAAAAAGCTAGAATCTATCGGGCACGAAACTCAGCCACCAGCAAGATACACGGAAGCTTCCCTCGTCAAAACCCTCGAAAGCGAAGGTATCGGGCGTCCCAGCACCTACGCCAGTATCATTGGCACGATTATCGAGAAAGGCTATGCCCAAATGAATGGCAACGCCCTAGTTCCTACCTTCACTGCCTTTGCCGTCACCAGTCTGCTAGAACAACATTTTCCCGATTTGGTCGATCCCAGCTTCACCTCCAAGATGGAGCAAACCCTGGATGAAATTTCCACTGGGGAAGCTAAATGGCTGCCATATCTGGAAAAGTTCTATCTCGGAGAAATGGGTTTGGCTACCCAAGTCAAGGAAAGGGAAAAGGGGATTGATGCCGCATCTGCCCGTACCATCGAATTAGACGATCTCGGTGGGGCGAAAGTCCGGATTGGTCAATATGGCCCCTACATTGAAGCTGAAAAGGACTCTGGGCCAGTAAAAGCCTCATTGCCTAAGGATCTGACCCCCTCAGACATCCACGCTGAGCTAATTGAGACGCTGCTACAGCAGAAAACAGAAGGTCCCGATAAAGTCGGCTTGCATCCGGAAACCGGCGAACCGATTTATGTGCTAATTGGCACTTACGGTCCCTATGTCCAACTGGGTGATGCCACAGAGGAAAACAAAAAACCCAAACGCGCCTCTCTGCCCAAGGGGGTCACGATTGAGGACGTGACGCTGGATATGGCAGTTGGCTTGCTATCTCTGCCGCGTACTTTGGGCATTCACCCAGAAACTAATGGCAAAGTCCAGGCAGGATTGGGGCGCTTTGGTCCTTATGTCGTCCACGACCAAGGAAAAGAAGGTAAAGAGTATCGCTCCCTGAAAGCCGGTGACGATGTATTGACAATTGACATCGAACGTGCAATTGAGCTGCTGGCTGAACCGAAAAAGGGACGCGGCGGTACTCGCAGCAAGTCTAAGGCACCGTTACGAGAACTGGGGACTCACCCCACTGATGGGGAACCCGTGAATATCTACGATGGCCCTTATGGTCCTTACATCAAGCATGGGAAGACGAATGCTTCTGTCCCAGAAGGAGAATCTGTCGAAGGGTTAACGATGGAAAAAGCGCTGGAAGCGTTGGCAGCGAAGGCGGGTTCCACAACAAAATCGAGTCGCAAATCCACCAAGAGTGGAACATCTACTAAAAAGACCACAACTGGGAAGACAACCGCTAAAAAGACGACGGCAACAACTAGCACTAAGAAAAAATCTTAGTTTCTTTCCAGTGGCGGGAAGCGATCGCGCTTTTGAAAAAATGAACGCGATCGCTTCCCTTCAAAGAGTGTTATTTTATCGCTTACCTTCTTTCCACTCTTCCCCACCTGGTAGCTGAACTAAATTCTCATCAATAATTGCTGGTAAAGTCTTTGGCGAATGTTCATACGTTACATCGAGCAATGTCTGAGCCGTCATTATGAGGTCTGTTCTATCCACCGACGCTGCAAGTTGGCAGGGATGATAAAAATAATCCATAGCTTCCACACTTGCCGGACGAAGTGCCGCCTCAATTGCCTCTTCTAGAAAAGGCTTCCATTCATCTTGCTCGATGTAGTAAGACGTTTTATTCTCTTTGAGATTGAGTGTTTGAATTTGCTGGAGAGAATCTGAAATTAAAGCTGCCCAGGAATTAGTTAAACACTGGTCAACTTGGTTTTGAATCAAGTGAGTCAGCATGGTGACGAGGAAAGATTCGATATTACGGAGGATTGCTTGTTTACTCATCCCCTCTAGCCCATCCACAATCGCCAAAACATCTGCATAGCGTCCTTCTAAGATGCTAGTTCTTAGGTCGATTAGTTCCTGTGTCATAAATGCTACCTTTACAGATAGACGCTGATAGGCTGAATATAGCATTCAGCCACCTCCTATCTTGCACTACCCCCTTAAGCGATCGCTCCCGCACAGCTTGCCATCAACTCAGGCGCTGGCGAAGCCACAAAGCAAACAGAGGCAAAGCCAGTCGATAGCCTTGTTCGGAGCCGTAAATCAAGCCTTTGTGCTGCAATCCTGCGATCGCACCTTGAAGACTTCCTCCTCTCGAAAGGTAATGCTTGTGAATGTAATCTCGACTTTGTGGTTTGTCAGTCGGGTCTAACGCTAGAGACTCTAACAGATGCGCCTGATTTGCTGGAAGCAGCATGAGTAATGACTCGAAGACCATCGATAGGTCGGCTAGTAGTTCTTGGATTGCCTGCTGAACGTGCCAATCGCGAATTAGCCCGTCAGAAACTCGTACCGACTTGAGGCGTCGCACCAGTGCCGAAGCATCGCCTAAGTGTCCCTGTACCGCATTGACAAAGAGTTCCAGCGCTTGCGATCGCGGATCGAATGTCAACCCTTCGCCATGCAAAACCGCCTGAACCCAAGCGGCAACAACATTATCAGCTAAGGGAGCCAGATGCACAATTTCCAAATGATTGCCCGGTTCATCGGGATGAAGGCTGGTTTCCGCAATAGTTGCCACCAGCACATAACTCACCTGAGTCTGACGCTCAATTTCTTTCCTCAAAAATTTTTCCCATACCCCATTCCGATCCCAAGAGCGGATATGAGGGAAGTTGTCCAAAATTAGCACCCCCCGCTTGCCCGAAGATTCGGCTAACCTTTGCAGGAGATCGATTAATCCCTCAAATGCTCTCCATTGCTGCTCTTGGCTCTCTGTCCGAACAGGTTGCAGCCGCTGCCTATCACTTCCTTCGTCTTTCAGGACAAATAATTCAGCTGCCTTGCGTTCAATCCACTCTCCCATTAGAGCTTGAGCCGTTGCACTTTGAAACGTCTGATCTATGCTCTCGCACAGCAGTTGCACGAAGCGCTGACCATCGGTAACGCGGATGCAGTCAACCTCCAAGATTTTAGCGCCAACTTCTTGAGCCGCCCGCCGCACCAGAGTCCGCCGTCCGCTTCCTGGCACTCCTACAATCAGCAAGTCGCCATCACGCGCTAAAACCTGGGTGATTCGCTGGAATTGCGCTTGCCGTCCAACCAATTGAAACGGTGCTGATATATCCACAAGATTCACGGCTGTAGCGCCCCGCTCCCAAGTGTAGAAACCTTCCTGCGGCACGTCTTCTTTTGTTGGCGAGTCAGGGCTGAGGTTAAACATTGATTTGCCACAAATCGGTTCTCTCATCAGGCTATTGGGTGTTTTATCCTATCCAATCCCAAGCTCAAACCAACAAGTTGGTGTGGCATGAGTCTATCGTTTACCTTGGCACTTTTCAATAGTGTCAATGTCCTTTAGCACTATCAAAGAGTGCTATATATGTTTTAGCACCGTTTGACAGGTATTTACTCATAGGCAATTTCCGTGTTAGAAGCATTCGTCTTCGCAACAATATTCTGCGGATTTTTCGGCATCATCCTTAAAAAGAACTTGGTTATGAAGATCATCTCTATGGATGTCATGAGTACGGGGGTTATCGCCTATTACGTACTGGTTGCATCGCGAGATGGTTTATTCACACCCATTATTTCAGGCGGCACAAATGTTGATTACTCTGATCCGGTTCCCCAGGCGGTGATATTGACGGGGATTGTGATCGGCTTTTCAATTCAGTGCGTAATGCTGGTCGGTGTCATGAAGCTGGCACGGGATAATCCCACCCTGGAAACCAACGAGATCGAGAAGAGCAATACGCCATGAATACCATTACCATCGCATGGATTGCACTACCGTTTTTTTTGGGGTTCACCATTTATCTGCTCCCCAAACTTGACCGATACCTCGCACTGTTCACGGCATTTGTTTCGGCTGGATATGCGTTGCAGCTATTTGTCACTCAGTCGCCACTGACACTACAGTTACTAGATAATTTCGGCGTCACATTAATCGTCGATCAGGTAAGCGGCTACTTTATATTGACCAATGCGCTAGTAACAGCCGCAGTCATTCTCTACTGTTGGCACAGCGATAAAACAGCTTTCTTTTATACACAGATCGTCATTCTGCATGGCAGCATCAATGCCGCGTTCGCCTGTGCGGACTTTATCAGTTTATATGTAGCACTAGAGGTCAGCGGGATTGCGGCGTTTCTCTTGATTGCCTATCCCCGCACCGATCGCTCGATTTGGGTTGCCTTGCGTTATCTGTTTATCAGCAACACAGCAATGCTGTTTTA
Encoded proteins:
- the cobJ gene encoding precorrin-3B C(17)-methyltransferase, producing the protein MVLLLGDFQPLAAIATTPTGAQKLQPLCQSTGATLWVPESLSDVVETRAIASAKVYRGSLKDHLATLWNTHRGFVFCLASGAVVRLIAPLLQDKSSDPAVVVVDENSQFVISLCSGHQGGADRLAQAIALTIGATPVLTGASTGLGLPAVDMLGVPFGWNRGEGDWTGVSAAVARGERVQVIQEAGSPLWQSHLPENHPFDFRVPEYLASQSEMVQSNQEPDDPKSSPARIWISPTQQRFSLASKLPRVQWHPRVLWVGIGCERGTSKTLIETAIGQVFEKNHLAQEAIAGIATIDIKASEVGLVELCRDRHLPLRTFPADILRSVSVPTPSAVVEAEVGTPSVAEAAAIHAASVGAEDIVPLKVAKQVFKLEGQPGAVTVAIAQSEQEYTGRTGCLLLVGTGPGKLDQMTPAAQTAVSGADAIIGYSLYIDLISPLLRPGQIVEALPITQERQRAERAIELANWGLTVAVVSSGDCGIYGMAGLVMEELQVNGWDGKTPGVQVFPGITALQAAASRVGAPLMHDFCAISLSDLLTPWEVIEKRLSAAAQADFVTALYNPRSQTRTQQIAIAQTIFLQYRDRHTPVAIVKSAYREDEQITLITLEKLLDTPIDMLTTVLIGNSSTRTHADWMITPRGYLGFNAEIR
- a CDS encoding C1 family peptidase, yielding MPNLRYSPKVDSVQHSTGKKLKLGGYRPDTKDANDKKYAAHRFQAEKLPPRVDLRHYLTPVEDQGEVGSCTGNAMAGAYEYLAMRQLGTAGDVSRLFIYYNARSLAGEIEEDAGATLRNCIQVLRKMGACSELTWPYHPERLFHRPHDQAYEEATQFLIDDAERIDVDLYAMKHCLAEGYPFAFGLQLFDSFMREGNKGIPMPNPEREESQGGHAMLCVGYSDKDRVFVVRNSWGTNWGDKGYCYIPYDYMTNPEYCDDCWTIRSVTDLDYSRDVWSDDDASFLDDIIPLIADSLDISDSEIGSDEEEYEEVVAEDEEYVEDEDEEYVEDEEDIEDIEAVAEDEEYVEDDEYEEAVAEDEEYVEDEQDIEAVAEDEDEEYDEDDEAVEEDEEDEEYVEDEEDIEAVAEDEDEEYEDEEYGEDEESVEEYGEDVEELDEEYDSETLEEE
- a CDS encoding NAD(P)H-quinone oxidoreductase subunit N, with protein sequence MSFAELAAQLNVGTIWPEGILIVTLLAVLIVDLIIGRSSSRFTPYIAIAGLLASIVALYYQWGNTNTIGFLGSFNGDAMSVVFRGIVALSTAVTIMMSIRYVEQSGTSLAEFIGIMLSATIGGMILCGADELVTIFVALETLSISSYLMTGYMKRDPRSNEAALKYLLIGASSTAIFLYGVSLLYGLSGGETKLSAIATGISSANADLSLGLLIALVFAIAGIGFKIAAVPFHQWTPDVYEGSPTPVVAFLSVGSKAAGFALAIRLMVTAFPLVTQEWHFVFTALAVLSMILGNVVALTQTSMKRLLAYSSIAQAGFVMIGLITGTEEGYASMVFYMLVYLFMNLGGFACVILFTLRTGTDQITEYAGLYQKDPLLTLCLSICLLSLGGIPPLAGFFGKIYLFWAGWQAGVYGLVLLGLLTSVVSIYYYIRVVKMMVVKEPQEMSDAVKNYPEIRWDISGMRPLQVTLVLSLVTTTLAGILSNPLFTLANNSILRTPMLQASVHNTVATQDLAPLESMLPAADSVSQIQPQLDLSAKI
- a CDS encoding GGDEF domain-containing protein; this encodes MNQLLIDDLQFNQIFRDPLTGLLNRRYMFVFLQWQGCRERSQQLLGLILLNIDWFQRYNNLVGFSIGNFFLQELGSFLQRNIPNSAIACRKGGDEFAVILPETSLEDCRRIAEQLREGAKLLYVDPNYYIHRCTVSAGVAVCFPEPELNWQELIKVAELETNKAKSNGRDRVEGPIQFSMRTESFLEETYSESKQVIIKDASGFLQDLRATELDSWEEYTLLQLNLLNYPVNLLQKTCPITEKIDILVVTSQFESARETVKSIAALNGIDRDTQGQAYWQLQQFAGWTWRYFDTQNIVSERPIKISFDSQNRLHAEGEPAIEFADGYNFYSYHGVTLPEEYGKLHPSQWQPQWLLKEDNAELRRVLIQVIGYSRICQELQATKLDYWQEYTLLKIDNKLDVEPIYLLKMTCPSTGHIHALRVPPNMKSAREAIGWVNWGIDPEEFSVQT